One Vigna unguiculata cultivar IT97K-499-35 chromosome 7, ASM411807v1, whole genome shotgun sequence genomic region harbors:
- the LOC114189863 gene encoding 60S ribosomal protein L36-3-like produces MHSNSFKNPRSSSLSFTALSGVRVSPSISARDMAPKPPSTGLFVGLNKGHIVTKKELPARPSDRKGKTSKRVHFVRNLIREVAGFAPYEKRITELLKVGKDKRALKVAKRKLGTHKRAKKKREEMSNVLRKMRAGGAGDKKK; encoded by the exons ATGCATAGCAACTCCTTCAAAAACCCTAGATCCTCTTCACTCTCTTTCACTGCACTTTCTGGTGTTAGGGTTTCTCCGTCAATCAGCGCCAG AGATATGGCTCCCAAACCGCCCAGTACGGGCCTTTTCGTTGGACTGAACAAGGGTCACATCGTCACCAAGAAGGAATTGCCTGCACGCCCCTCAGATCGCAAGGGG aaaacaagcaaaagggtgcACTTTGTGAGGAATCTCATAAGAGAGGTTGCTGGTTTTGCTCCATATGAAAAGCGTATAACTGAGTTGCTTAAGGTTGGGAAGGATAAGAGGGCACTTAAGGTTGCCAAGAGAAAGCTTGGAACTCACAAACGTGCCAAGAAGAAGCGTGAGGAGATGTCCAACGTTCTCCGAAAAATGAG GGCTGGTGGAGCTGGAGACAAGAAGAAATAA
- the LOC114189501 gene encoding uncharacterized protein LOC114189501 isoform X2, producing the protein MYRFKDFDSSCASDTDNSTTKLKENPSFIEPRNMSNIDDEPLPVICEQQDEIIGSSGNRSSAIFNTLCILADDESVLVNIDVNTQSNKTTSDPEVFLEEDDPSVSTKGNLDLNNMPQVSDKSSFEEQNFSQNDLLTKSFVSSTNTFVDGLVKNDDNEVNKCRSESSNGAFYSAPGIPAPSVVSPAVQVFPGKLLVPAVVDQGQGQALAALQALKVIETDIEPSDLCTRREYARWLVSATSALSRNTISKVFPAMYIENVTELAFDDITPEDPDFSSIQGLAEAGLIESRLSRCNRQLDTDEHNGPFYFSPESPLSRQDLVSWKMVLEKRQLPEADGKMLYQLSGFIDADKIHSDAFPALVADVSAGEHGIIALAFGNTRLFQPHKPVTKAQAAVALATGDAFDRVNGELARVDAESLADNAVASHSVLVAQVEKDIIASFEQKLSIEREKINVVEKMAKEATCELERLRAKREEDRISLIKERAAIESERVVFSRLRHETEDHLQNLMSEKDEIAHEKERISKLREVAENEEKEIKRVQYELEVERKALSMARAWAEDEAKRVNAYAVGLEKARDGWERNGIKAVDDDFLEDSIGVTVVNPEQQLSVQDTVDRGQNLLDTLKKMAADVGGRARDMIDEIILIISQFISRLKEWTRKSGKQAQELRQTVIAKAGNSAHEFGFTIKNGAKRVAGDCIEGVEKLTQKFRT; encoded by the exons AGGAGAACCCATCCTTCATTGAACCAAGAAACATGTCCAACATTGATGATGAGCCCCTACCTGTTATATGTGAGCAGCAGGATGAAATTATCGGTTCAAGTGGCAATAGAAGTTCTGctatttttaatactttatgTATTTTAGCTGATGATGAAAGTGTACTTGTCAATATTGATGTCAATACTCAGTCAAATAAGACAACTTCAGATCCTGAGGTTTTTCTTGAAGAGGACGATCCATCAGTTTCAACTAAAGGAAATCTTGATCTGAACAACATGCCGCAGGTCTCAGACAAATCATCCTTTGAGGAGCAGAACTTTTCACAAAATGACCTGTTGACAAAATCATTTGTCTCATCAACTAATACATTTGTAGATGGACTGGTCAAAAATGATGATAATGAAGTTAATAAATGTAGATCTGAATCTTCAAATGGAGCCTTTTACTCTGCTCCTGGTATTCCTGCTCCATCAGTAGTTTCTCCAGCTGTACAGGTGTTTCCTGGAAAGCTTTTAGTTCCTGCAGTTGTCGACCAAGGTCAGGGACAAGCATTAGCTGCTTTGCAAGCTCTGAAG GTGATTGAGACTGATATTGAACCCAGTGATTTATGCACACGCCGTGAGTATGCTCGATGGTTAGTGTCTGCTACCAGTGCTCTGTCAAG gAATACAATCTCAAAGGTATTTCCTGCCATGTACATAGAAAATGTTACTGAGCTTGCATTTGATGATATCACCCCTGAGGACCCAgatttttcttccattcaaG GCTTGGCAGAAGCTGGACTTATTGAAAGCAGGCTTTCAAGATGTAATAGACAGTTGGATACAGATGAACACAATGGCCCATTTTACTTCTCTCCTGAAAG CCCTTTATCACGTCAAGATCTTGTTAGTTGGAAGATGGTCCTAGAGAAAAGACAGCTTCCAGAAGCAGATGGAAAG ATGCTGTACCAGCTTTCTGGTTTTATAGATGCTGATAAGATACATTCCGATGCATTCCCTGCACTTGTTGCAGATGTATCTGCTGGGGAGCATGGAATAATAGCTCTTGCATTTG GTAATACACGATTGTTCCAGCCACATAAACCTGTGACAAAGGCCCAAGCAGCTGTAGCTCTTGCTACCGGAGACGCTTTTGACAGAGTTAACGGAGAGCTTGCACGTGTTGACGCAGAATCTTTGGCCGATAACGCTGTTGCTTCACATAGTGTTTTAGTAGCTCAAGTTGAGAAGGATATCATTGCAAGTTTTGAACAGAAGCTTTCCATAGAGAGGGAAAAGATCAATGTTGTTGAAAAAATGGCCAAAGAGGCAACATGCGAGTTGGAAAGGTTAAGGGCCAAGAGAGAAGAAGATAGAATTTCCTTGATAAAAGAACGAGCTGCTATTGAATCAGAAAGGGTTGTTTTTTCTAGGTTAAGGCATGAGACGGAAGATCATCTACAAAACCTTATGAGTGAGAAGGATGAAATAGCTCATGAAAAAGAGAGGATTAGTAAGCTTCGGGAGGTGgcagaaaatgaagagaaagaaattaaGCGAGTGCAGTATGAGCTAGAGGTTGAACGGAAAGCTTTGTCAATGGCCAG GGCATGGGCAGAGGATGAGGCAAAACGAGTAAATGCATATGCAGTGGGGTTGGAGAAGGCTAGAGATGGTTGGGAGAGGAATGGAATAAAAGCAGTGGATGATGACTTCCTTGAGGACTCTATTGGAGTTACAGTGGTGAATCCTGAGCAGCAGTTATCTGTTCAAGATACGGTTGACCGGGGTCAAAACTTACTGGACACGCTAAAGAAAATGGCAGCGGATGTGGGAGGAAGAGCTCGAGATATGATTGACGAGATTATCCTAataatttctcaatttataTCAAGATTGAAAGAATGGACAAGGAAATCTGGAAAACAAGCTCAAGAATTGAGACAAACTGTCATCGCAAAGGCAGGGAATTCAGCTCATGAATTTGGTTTTACTATAAAAAATGGGGCAAAGCGAGTTGCAGGTGATTGTATAGAAGGAGTTGAGAAGCTCACTCAAAAGTTCAGGACTTGA